The DNA sequence CACCACAGAGTCATTAAAGTTTAATGAGCGCCATTATAGCACACCTGGCTCGAAAAGTCCAGCGTTTTTTCAGCTTTTACTGCACATTTAATGCAATCTGGAGTTCGGCGCCATCGACCTTCACGTCGGTAGGATTTTGGTCGGTATCACCAAAGCTTGCCAAACATTCCGCCTTTATGACCGTTTGGTGTTCGGCGATAGCCTGTTGTAGCTCATTATCAGTGGTCGTCAGTTGCAATACGATGCGATCATCGACATTCAGTCCGGCTTGCTTTCTGGCATTCTGCACAAATCGAATCACCTCGCGAGCTAGACCTTCGCGCCGCAGTTCCGGTGTCAAGGTTTCATCAATAGCAACCTCTTTGCCCTGTTTGACTGCCTTTACATTCAGCTCGTCGAGCAGAATCGGCGTGAAATCGACATGTTCACCCAGGCTCGGCACGGTTACACTAGCTAGCGGCTGGCGAACTTTTAGTTTAGCTTTGACGCGGAGACTCAGACCTTGGTTCACATAATCACGCACGGTATCCATGTCATTCATGACCAGTTCATTGATCTGACCCGCCGGCAGCCAATCTTTCAGATGGATCGACTCGTTATCACCAGTCAAGTTATGATAAAGCTCCTCGGCCAGAAACGGCGTAAAGGGCGCTAGGATGTAGGCGAGGCGTACGAGGACATAGTGCAACGTTTTATAAGCGTCGTTTTTGTCACTATCGTCCTCACTCTTCCAGAAGCGGCGACGCGAGCGGCGCACATACCAGTTGCTGGCATCGTCGAGGAACGGTAGGATCGGTCGCAGAGCACCTTGTAAATCATAGGCTTCGGTACGCTCCTCAACCTCAGCTACTAACTGATGCAAGCGCGAAACAATCCAGATATCCAGTGGATTCGCGAGCGTCTTGATCGGATCAGCGAGTTGTCCATCGTATTCCCAGCCATCAACCTCCGCATACATTGTAAAGAAGTCATACATATTCCAGATCATAGAGAGTTTGCGAGCGATATCACCGACGTCTTTGTCAGCTAATGCAAAATTTTCACCATTAGTCAGTGGACTTGATAGCATCAGGAAACGGAAGCTATCGGCCGAATATTGATCCATTAGCTCCATCGGATCAGTGTAGTTTTTCAACTTTTTGCTCATTTTTTTGCCATCGGCAGCGTTGATAAAACCAGTACAGATCAGATTTTTCCATGGCGCTCGGCCAAACAATCCGACATTGACCGCTAGCAAGCTATAGAACCAGCCGCGCGTCTGGTCGATCGCTTCGATAATGAAATCGGCTGGAAACATCTGCTCGAACTTTTCCTTGTTCTCGAACGGATAATGGAACTGTGCAAACGGCATTGAACCCGATTCAAACCAACAATCCAATACTTTGCCAATATGTCGCATCTCGACACCATCACAGTCAAACGTAATGTCCATGACTTCGGGTAGATGATAATCATTGAGCCGCTTGCCAGTGAGCTGTTCAAACTCGTCGTAACTGCCGATGACTTTGACAACCTCGGTACCGTCATTACGAAACCCGCGCCATACCGGAATCGGCGTTGCCCAGTAGCGATCACGACTGAGATTCCAATCTGGCGCTTGCTCGATAATGTTATTGAATCGGCCAGTCCGCAGCGCATCTGGCGTCCAGCTCGTGCTAGCATTTGCCTCGAGCATTTCGTGCTTTTGGCTCTGAATATCCATGAACCAGCTCGGATGCGCCCGATACATCAGCTTGGTACCGCAGCGATGACAATGGGGATATTCGTGGCGAATATATTCGACTTTGAGTGCCCTATCCTCCTCGACCAAGCTTTTTGCGATCTCCTTGTTCACGTCCCAAATATTTTGACCGAGCCAGCGACCTTCGGTGTAATTACCGTCAGCGTCAACAATTGAAACAATTGGCACATGCTCCTGTTTACACAGTTCATAGTCCTCTTCGCCGTAAGCCGGAGCTTCGTGAACCAAACCAGTACCATCCTCGGTTGTCACAAAATCTGCATGGAGCACACGGTGCGCATCTGGTCCACGATTTTCGAACAATGGTTCATAGCGTTTACCAACTAATTCGGCACCTTTGACTTTTTTTACTACAACATATTCCAATGGCTGATGTTTGGCGTCCTGCATAACGCGGCTGACGGCTTCGGTAGCAACATAGAATTTTTTACCGTCGTGCTCGACGAGCGAGTAATCGGTGTCCTTGTTGACCGCCACTGCAACGTTGGCCGGCAGTGTCCATGGAGTGGTCGTCCAGGCAAGCATATATTCATCAACATCCTCGAGCTTGAAGTACACAAACACACTTGGATCGGTGTCCATCTGGTAGCTATTTTCCATCGCCACCTCTGATTTACTGATTGGCGTAGCGTCTTTCGTACAGTACACGAGAATCTTTTCGCCTTCGTAAATTTTGCCTTTTTCGTAGAGCTCTTTAAAGGCCCACCAGACACTTTCCATGTATTCTTTGTCCATGGTTTTATAGGCACCATCGAACTCAACCCAGCGGCCTAGGCGCTCGATCGTATCCTCCCACTCGGTACTGGTTTTCACCATTGCGGCACGACATTCGCGCACATAGTCAGCAATGCTAATTTTTGTGCCGATCTCTTTCTTGTTCTTGATACCCAGTGTCTTTTCAACGTAGACTTCAGCGGGCAGTCCATGGCAGTCCCAGCCCCAACGACGTTCGACGCGCTGACCTTTCATGGTGTGAAAGCGCCCCATGGCATCTTTGACGGTTGAAACCAGCAGATGTCCATGATGCGGCGTACCGGTCAGGAATGGCGGACCATCGTAAAACACCCATTGACCCTTTGCCGGACGCTGTTCAACTGACTTTTCAAACGTTTTGTCTCGTTCCCAACGCCCTGCCCAATCTTTTTCGTACTCTAGCGCTCGTCTGCGTGTGCCGTGTTTGAATTTCATGACTGATCCTCCTTGTTTAATGTGCTAGTCCACTTTGTTTCGTCAAAACCCACCAATACCGCATCGCTCAGCACTAGAATCGGCCGCCTTACCAGCATTGGATGTCGGGCTAGTAACTCAAGCTGTTCGTCCTCGGTCATTGTCAGTAACTTGTCTTTGATGTCCATTTCCCGATATAGCAGACCACTGGTATTGAAAAATTTCTTTAATGGCAAATCCGAGACCTGCCAGTAAGTGTGCAGTTCTTTGGCGGTCAATGGCTGTTCAGTATAGTCGATTTCCTCGAACTTGACGCCCCGGGCTCGCAAAAATGCTGCTGCCTTTTTGCAGGTTGAACACTTTTTATAGCAATAAAATTTCATGATCGACTCTTTTCTAATTCCCGTTTAACACCATCTAAAAACTCGCTTTCGAGTAAGTTTTGCCACGGCAGAAAAAGCGGCTCAGGCAAATGATCGAAATCAGTCCATAGTTGCGCCGTACACTTGTGCGGTTCAACGATACGCGGTTCGTTTGCTTTCCAGTCGCTAATAACCCACCAGGTAATGTAGTGTTTCGTCTCTCTCTCTCTGTCAAAAAAGTCGTTCGTCACGGCCGCGAAACGGATATTATCGATCTCGCAACCAATTTCCTCGCGCACCTCTCGAATAGCTGTTTGTTCTGGCGTTTCTCCAAATTCCATATGTCCACCAGGAATCGACCAGGTACCTTCGCCATGAGAACCGCGGCGCTGCTGCATCAAGAATTTGCCATCGCGAAAAATAAATACGCCGATACCGACTCTAGGTTTTTGTTCACTATTAGTCATAATGCCTCTCTTGGTTTGGGTGTGATCTTCTCCAGTCGTCGATCAGCTTTACATCTTCTTCGCCAATCTGCATACCCGTGAGATTCCACACCAAATTATGGAGCGTACCGCCGGTTAATTTATCCCAATGTTCAGAATTAATCTCATAACCGAGTCCGCGTAGCTTGTCTGCTATTTCCTGTCGGGGGTCTAGGCTATCAGGAACAAGATTGCGAGAGTCGACCTGGCCTTCGGTAACAACTAGACTACGGAGATCGGCTATATCTTCCCAGCCAGTACTATTTGATCCCGGTGCATCGCCGCTGCCCGAACCATCCAATTCCACTCGATCGAGTCCTCGCATCACACATCTCCTTTGGTTTAAAATGATATTTTGCCTGGAAAATATAAAAATCCCAGTTCCGCCACTGGAGCCCTGCACACGCGGGGTGGTACCATCCAGTTTCGAAAAAGGGATAAACCTTTGTCGCACTCTGTTTATCTGATCTGTCGTGCCAGTCCCGGCGAGGTCTAGTTTCTGGGTAAAAGCCCGATTTCTTCTCGCGACTCGTGGGTGATAGCCACTAAAACGTCTTGGCCATATTCTATCACCCTGACAGGTAAAATTCAACTACTCATTGTATTGATCAACACCCGCCACTGGTCGATAATCGTACTTGTTGAGTAGTTCATCGGCAATATCTGCATATTTCTTGCCACATAACATGCCGCCAGCCACCAAGCTATCTTGGGTGACATCTGCACCGATAAAGTCAGGCTTCTGAAATGTCGCCATCGCTTCATCAGAATCGAATTCAAAGTCAATCACCACCAAACCAGCCAGGTCATCCAAATAAATATCAACCTCAGCCATCAAATCACCGATTTCGTAGGCAAAGCGACGCTTTTTAAAGCGTTTACCAGGTAATTGGTTCAGCGCTGCGTATTCATTCGGTGATAACTCGATAGTATGCTCGACCATGTGCGATGAATCACCACCTACTCCATCAATACTGTTTTTAGGATATTTCTTTGTAATGACGAGCTGATCACCATTGCGCCTAATCCGAATCACCGGATGATCCGATTCGGCTGGAATGAAATTATCCTCAATGATTTTCGACGGAAACTGATCTAAATCGTCCGGCAGACTATTCATCAAAAAGGTAAATTCGCGCTCTAGCTCAACTGACATATGATCTCCTCTCTATTCATTCAAACAACGCTAATCCAAATCGGGCAAATGCGAGGAAAGCAAACACGACTAGAATCGTTGCCCAGATCAATTTATCGCCATCAGCATTTAGGAATTTCAGGATCTTGTCATAGGTCGGACGCTTGAAATCGAAAGTATTCTCGCGCAAATTGTAATGCGTGATCGCGCCAAAGATGATCGTCATCGATGTTGTCACCGTCAAACACCACGGGCACAGTACGCCAATCACGTAGAGACTGTCAAAGAACATCGCCCACGCCGCAGCCAAACCGGCCAAAGCCCCCAGCTGCAGACATAGCTTAAACCACTTTGGCAACCTAGCACCAATCGCTATCATCACGCCAATCGTGATGAGAACTGGGAACGCCATCATACCAAAAAAGCTATTTGGGATGCCGAATAACGCGGTGGCCTGCGGTGTTTTCATGACTTCTAGACAGTTCAACACCGAGTTGATATTACAGGCTAATGCCGTCGTAGGATTTTTTACGACCATGTAGGCATCGACGCTGAGCGTGAACGAAGCTAACAAGCCAATCGATCCGAACACAATTAGTAGACCGGCGACCCATTTTTTCGATCGATTCTCGTCACGCGGCTTTTTTAATTCTTTTGCCATTCCTATGTCCTCCTCCTATTTATACCCACTAGCGTCCATAATCGTCGGCAACGTACCGCGCCAAGTCGCCGCCGGCGTTCCGTCGTTAGCAATCGCTAGCATTGTTGGATACTCAACCACATCGTAGGTACGACAAAAAGCCGCGCCCTCTCGAGTATCTGGGCTGATCGTTTCTATCTCGCCACCAGTTTGAAATTTGAAATCACGCATAAAGGATTCCACCGCCATCCTCTGCTCGCTAGCTTCGCGATACACTATGACCAACCTCATACCTCACCTCCTTGTTTGGTTGTTAACATTCTGGTTTTTTGCGTAATTCCTTTAGCGCCTCGACGAATTCATCGGCGTTTTTGAACTCGCGATAGACGCTAGCAAAACGAATATAAGCTACCTCATTGCGGCGCGCCAGCTCGGCCATGACAGCGTCACCGATCTGCTGGCTAGTGACTTCGTTTTCGCCCAGGCTATACAGGGCATCTTCGACACGAGCGACAACTTCTTCGGTTTCAACTTCGCCGCCGAGGAATTTACCGACCGAGCGAGCGATTGCTCGTTTCAATTTATCTCGATCGAATAATTCGCGACGCTTGTCTTTCTTTACGATGGCCAGATTTGGCTTTTCGATGCGTTCATAGGTAGTGTAACGGCTACTGCATTGCAAACACTCGCGACGGCGACGCACTGAATCGCCAGTATCTCGCGATTCGATAACTTTACTATCGTCGTTCCCACATTTTGGACAATGCATTCTGGTTACCCTCCTTTGTTAACTTTTACTAAATAACAGCGCTTGTTATTGAATAACTAATGTATTCAATCTTCCTTTTTATCCTTTTTCGAGCGGCCAAATCGGCGTCGCAGGAATGATGGCGTATCGTACTTGTCATCAGATTTTTCGTCATCGTCGGTGCTGCCAAATGGCGAGCTTGGCTCGTCGGTTGTCTCACTAGAGAACGAGGTGCTATGCCATGGCGATTCTGGTTCTTCGTCGCTCGTAAAATCGCTGACCGAGGCGTTGGTTGGCTGGTCCTCGTCAACATCGAGCTTGTTCAGATCGAGATCTTTGACTGCATAATCGATCGTTTCTGGCGTAGCGGTAACTTCATCGCTCGAACTACTGTGGTCGTAGCTCAATCCACCGCTCGTTTCCTCTGTCGTGTTGTTGTCTGAGCTAGTTTTCTTTGCAAAATACGCAGCGTCGAAACCAGTGGCAACGACGGTAATAATCAATTCGTCTTCCATGTCTGGTTTCAGGGTTGCACCAAAGATGATGTTGGCCTCAGGCGCAACGGCTGAGGTGATCAGCTCGGCAGCTTCCTGGATCTCACTCATACTCATATCATAGCCACCTGTCACGTTGAATAGCACGCCGCGAGCGCCGTCAATACTGACCTCGATCAGTGGCGACTCAATCGCCTGCTGCGCGGCCTTGACGGCACGATCATCACCGCTAGCACGTCCGATGCCCATCAGCGCGCTGCCAGCCTTGGTCATAATGGCTCGTACATCGGCAAAGTCGAGGTTAATCAGACCATGTTCGGTAATCAGCTCAGAGATGCCCTGAACACCTTGGCGCAAAACATCATCGGCAATTTTGAACGTTTCGAGCAGTGGGGTTCGGCGATCAATCGTC is a window from the Candidatus Saccharibacteria bacterium genome containing:
- the nrdR gene encoding transcriptional repressor NrdR; translated protein: MHCPKCGNDDSKVIESRDTGDSVRRRRECLQCSSRYTTYERIEKPNLAIVKKDKRRELFDRDKLKRAIARSVGKFLGGEVETEEVVARVEDALYSLGENEVTSQQIGDAVMAELARRNEVAYIRFASVYREFKNADEFVEALKELRKKPEC
- a CDS encoding arsenate reductase family protein; protein product: MKFYCYKKCSTCKKAAAFLRARGVKFEEIDYTEQPLTAKELHTYWQVSDLPLKKFFNTSGLLYREMDIKDKLLTMTEDEQLELLARHPMLVRRPILVLSDAVLVGFDETKWTSTLNKEDQS
- a CDS encoding vitamin K epoxide reductase family protein; translation: MAKELKKPRDENRSKKWVAGLLIVFGSIGLLASFTLSVDAYMVVKNPTTALACNINSVLNCLEVMKTPQATALFGIPNSFFGMMAFPVLITIGVMIAIGARLPKWFKLCLQLGALAGLAAAWAMFFDSLYVIGVLCPWCLTVTTSMTIIFGAITHYNLRENTFDFKRPTYDKILKFLNADGDKLIWATILVVFAFLAFARFGLALFE
- a CDS encoding NUDIX domain-containing protein, with amino-acid sequence MTNSEQKPRVGIGVFIFRDGKFLMQQRRGSHGEGTWSIPGGHMEFGETPEQTAIREVREEIGCEIDNIRFAAVTNDFFDRERETKHYITWWVISDWKANEPRIVEPHKCTAQLWTDFDHLPEPLFLPWQNLLESEFLDGVKRELEKSRS
- a CDS encoding isoleucine--tRNA ligase gives rise to the protein MKFKHGTRRRALEYEKDWAGRWERDKTFEKSVEQRPAKGQWVFYDGPPFLTGTPHHGHLLVSTVKDAMGRFHTMKGQRVERRWGWDCHGLPAEVYVEKTLGIKNKKEIGTKISIADYVRECRAAMVKTSTEWEDTIERLGRWVEFDGAYKTMDKEYMESVWWAFKELYEKGKIYEGEKILVYCTKDATPISKSEVAMENSYQMDTDPSVFVYFKLEDVDEYMLAWTTTPWTLPANVAVAVNKDTDYSLVEHDGKKFYVATEAVSRVMQDAKHQPLEYVVVKKVKGAELVGKRYEPLFENRGPDAHRVLHADFVTTEDGTGLVHEAPAYGEEDYELCKQEHVPIVSIVDADGNYTEGRWLGQNIWDVNKEIAKSLVEEDRALKVEYIRHEYPHCHRCGTKLMYRAHPSWFMDIQSQKHEMLEANASTSWTPDALRTGRFNNIIEQAPDWNLSRDRYWATPIPVWRGFRNDGTEVVKVIGSYDEFEQLTGKRLNDYHLPEVMDITFDCDGVEMRHIGKVLDCWFESGSMPFAQFHYPFENKEKFEQMFPADFIIEAIDQTRGWFYSLLAVNVGLFGRAPWKNLICTGFINAADGKKMSKKLKNYTDPMELMDQYSADSFRFLMLSSPLTNGENFALADKDVGDIARKLSMIWNMYDFFTMYAEVDGWEYDGQLADPIKTLANPLDIWIVSRLHQLVAEVEERTEAYDLQGALRPILPFLDDASNWYVRRSRRRFWKSEDDSDKNDAYKTLHYVLVRLAYILAPFTPFLAEELYHNLTGDNESIHLKDWLPAGQINELVMNDMDTVRDYVNQGLSLRVKAKLKVRQPLASVTVPSLGEHVDFTPILLDELNVKAVKQGKEVAIDETLTPELRREGLAREVIRFVQNARKQAGLNVDDRIVLQLTTTDNELQQAIAEHQTVIKAECLASFGDTDQNPTDVKVDGAELQIALNVQ